In the Carboxydothermus hydrogenoformans Z-2901 genome, one interval contains:
- a CDS encoding low molecular weight protein arginine phosphatase gives MNVLFVCTGNTCRSPMAQYFFNKIVEEKGLPHEALSVGLFAFDGDPASENAVIAMQEEGIDLSPHKATRIFAEITQQADLILTMGKGHKEALLQLYPELENKVYTLKEYVGEEGDVADPFGGDIEVYRQTAQELKELIQKLIARLEKEGAENGEDSHRG, from the coding sequence ATGAACGTTTTATTTGTTTGTACCGGAAACACCTGCCGAAGTCCCATGGCCCAGTATTTCTTTAACAAAATTGTGGAGGAGAAGGGCTTACCTCACGAAGCACTGTCCGTTGGACTGTTTGCCTTTGATGGGGACCCGGCTTCGGAAAACGCGGTAATTGCAATGCAGGAGGAAGGAATTGACCTTTCGCCCCATAAAGCTACCCGGATTTTTGCCGAAATTACCCAGCAGGCAGATTTAATTCTCACCATGGGGAAAGGACATAAAGAAGCTCTTTTACAGCTTTACCCCGAACTTGAAAATAAAGTATACACTTTAAAAGAATATGTGGGCGAAGAAGGAGATGTGGCCGATCCTTTTGGTGGGGATATCGAGGTTTACCGGCAAACCGCTCAGGAATTAAAGGAATTAATCCAAAAATTAATAGCCAGATTGGAAAAGGAAGGAGCTGAAAACGGTGA
- a CDS encoding manganese efflux pump MntP: MSLWEIFLLAVALGTDSFSLCVGLGMGKIKRKEIIALSLTVLVYHIVMPILGWFAGDLTGRFLGKVATYIGGAILIYLGYKMIRHGISQEEELPHVTYNLVGLLLIGLSVSMDALSVGFTLGTVKVNLWFVALITGIVAGVMTLSGLLLGRRVSKVLGERAQIVGGLILLLIAGKLIFRG, translated from the coding sequence ATGAGTCTTTGGGAAATTTTTTTACTGGCGGTTGCCCTTGGTACAGACTCCTTTTCCCTGTGTGTTGGCCTTGGAATGGGGAAAATTAAACGAAAAGAAATTATCGCCTTATCTCTTACGGTACTGGTGTATCATATTGTGATGCCGATTCTTGGCTGGTTTGCTGGAGATTTAACCGGGAGGTTTTTGGGAAAAGTAGCCACCTATATTGGTGGAGCCATCCTTATCTATCTTGGTTACAAAATGATAAGACACGGAATTTCCCAGGAGGAGGAACTACCGCACGTAACTTATAACCTGGTAGGACTTTTACTTATCGGCCTTTCGGTTAGCATGGATGCTTTGTCGGTAGGCTTTACCCTGGGTACGGTAAAGGTAAACCTGTGGTTTGTGGCGTTAATTACCGGCATTGTTGCCGGCGTTATGACCCTTTCCGGGCTTTTGTTGGGCCGGAGGGTAAGCAAGGTTTTAGGGGAGCGGGCCCAGATTGTCGGAGGGCTTATTTTACTCTTAATTGCCGGGAAGCTTATTTTCAGGGGGTGA
- a CDS encoding L-threonylcarbamoyladenylate synthase, translating to METRIFKVNPENPEQTIINEAAEYIKKGELVAFPTETVYGLGADAFNPAAVLKIFAAKGRPQDNPLIVHIARHEDIYRVAARVDVRAQKLMEKFWPGPLTIVLPRREDLPAVVSAGLPTVAVRLPDHPVAVMLIEAAQTPIAAPSANRSGRPSPTSYEHVLDDLSGIIPVVLAGGNCRVGVESTVLDLTVTPPVVLRPGGITPEMLEEVIGEVRYFNAKDLDAPKAPGMKYPHYAPRAPVYLVKTPEEILKRARELGAAGKNVGLLISKETKEQFFPNYSQNLLVLGSRNNPSELLHNLYEKLREFDRRDVELILAEVYPEEGLYLALMNRLKKAAAGRYLS from the coding sequence ATGGAAACAAGAATTTTTAAGGTAAACCCGGAAAACCCGGAGCAAACTATTATTAATGAAGCGGCGGAATACATAAAAAAAGGGGAGTTAGTAGCCTTTCCCACCGAAACGGTTTACGGTTTGGGAGCCGATGCCTTTAACCCTGCCGCGGTGTTAAAAATTTTTGCCGCCAAGGGTCGCCCGCAGGATAACCCTTTAATTGTTCATATAGCCAGGCACGAAGACATTTACAGGGTAGCTGCCAGGGTTGACGTCCGGGCGCAAAAACTTATGGAAAAATTCTGGCCCGGACCTTTAACTATAGTTTTGCCCCGCCGGGAAGATCTTCCGGCGGTGGTTTCCGCCGGCCTTCCTACCGTTGCTGTAAGACTTCCGGATCATCCTGTGGCGGTAATGCTGATCGAAGCGGCCCAAACTCCCATTGCCGCTCCCAGCGCCAACCGTTCCGGTCGGCCAAGCCCTACATCTTACGAGCATGTCCTTGACGATTTATCCGGAATTATTCCGGTAGTTTTAGCCGGAGGGAACTGCCGCGTAGGGGTGGAGTCCACGGTATTGGACTTAACGGTAACTCCACCGGTGGTCTTAAGACCCGGCGGAATAACTCCGGAAATGCTTGAAGAAGTTATCGGAGAGGTCCGGTACTTTAACGCCAAAGATTTGGACGCTCCCAAAGCACCGGGGATGAAATATCCCCATTATGCTCCCAGAGCGCCGGTGTACCTGGTAAAAACTCCCGAAGAAATTTTAAAGCGAGCGCGGGAGCTGGGGGCAGCCGGTAAAAATGTTGGGCTTTTAATATCTAAAGAAACAAAAGAGCAGTTTTTCCCAAATTATTCGCAAAATCTTTTAGTTCTGGGAAGTAGAAATAACCCATCAGAGCTTTTACATAACTTATATGAGAAACTCCGGGAGTTTGACCGGAGGGATGTAGAACTAATTCTGGCGGAGGTCTATCCCGAAGAAGGACTTTATTTAGCTTTGATGAACCGGTTAAAGAAAGCTGCGGCTGGCAGGTATCTATCTTAA
- the prmC gene encoding peptide chain release factor N(5)-glutamine methyltransferase, translated as MPKTLREALLWAKNRLTSAGIEMPALDAELLLAHVLGISRVAIYTRPERVLSEYEWERFVDHVERRASRIPLAYLIGKKEFYGLDFFVTPEVLIPRPETELMVEEGINFLRQYRGLKLVADVGTGSGAVGVALACHIPLGLFFLLDISEEALKVARVNAHHHGVDERVILGHGDLLEPLSKLDFSGKFSLITANLPYIPTEELSTLMPEVQKEPQIALDGGEDGLMLYRRLLPEAHKLLAEDGVMLLEIAPYQGKAITAEAEKLYRVEIKKDLAGHDRLVILRKR; from the coding sequence ATGCCTAAAACCCTGCGGGAGGCGCTCCTCTGGGCTAAAAACCGGTTAACCTCTGCGGGTATTGAAATGCCGGCTTTGGATGCGGAACTTTTATTGGCCCATGTGCTTGGTATTAGCCGGGTGGCGATTTACACCAGGCCCGAGCGGGTTTTATCGGAGTACGAATGGGAACGGTTTGTGGACCATGTCGAGAGGCGAGCTTCCCGTATTCCCTTAGCGTACCTTATCGGTAAAAAGGAGTTTTACGGCCTTGACTTTTTCGTAACTCCGGAAGTGTTAATCCCCCGGCCGGAGACGGAGCTCATGGTGGAAGAGGGTATTAATTTTTTACGCCAGTACCGGGGGTTAAAGCTGGTTGCCGATGTTGGCACCGGCTCCGGAGCGGTGGGGGTAGCACTTGCCTGCCATATTCCCCTGGGACTCTTTTTTCTCCTGGATATTTCGGAAGAAGCATTAAAAGTTGCCAGGGTTAATGCCCATCATCACGGAGTAGATGAGCGGGTGATTTTAGGACACGGGGATTTGTTAGAGCCCCTTTCCAAACTCGATTTTAGCGGAAAATTTTCGTTAATTACCGCCAATCTTCCCTACATTCCCACTGAGGAACTTTCCACCCTCATGCCGGAGGTGCAAAAGGAGCCGCAAATTGCCCTGGATGGGGGAGAGGATGGCCTGATGCTTTACCGCCGCCTTTTACCCGAAGCCCATAAGCTCTTAGCGGAAGACGGGGTAATGCTTCTGGAGATTGCCCCGTACCAGGGAAAAGCGATTACCGCCGAGGCCGAAAAATTATACCGGGTGGAAATTAAAAAAGATCTGGCCGGACATGACCGGCTGGTAATTTTACGAAAAAGATAG
- the prfA gene encoding peptide chain release factor 1 — MFDKLDQLEEKYEELSRLISDPEVIADTQRWQGYVKAHAEIEEIVQVYREYKKTVKEIEDAERMLDEKLDPDFRELVQSELHDLKERREELEAKLKILLLPKDPNDEKNVIMEIRAGAGGEEAALFAGDLFRMYSKYADRMGWKVEIMDSHPTDLGGFKEVIFTIEGKGVYSRMKFESGVHRVQRVPTTESGGRIHTSTATVAVLPEAEEVEVEINPNDLRIDVFCASGAGGQHVNKTESAVRITHIPTGIVVTCQDEKSQHKNKERAMKILRARLLDKARQEQEAELASARKSQVGTGDRSERIRTYNFPQNRVTDHRIGLTLHRLDAVLEGDLDEIIDALITTDQAERLKQVDGNA; from the coding sequence ATGTTTGACAAGTTGGACCAGTTGGAAGAAAAATATGAAGAACTTTCCCGGTTAATTTCGGACCCGGAAGTGATTGCCGATACCCAAAGGTGGCAGGGGTACGTTAAAGCCCATGCGGAAATTGAGGAGATCGTCCAGGTTTACCGGGAATATAAGAAAACCGTAAAAGAAATAGAAGATGCGGAAAGGATGCTGGACGAGAAGCTTGACCCGGATTTCCGGGAGCTGGTGCAGAGCGAACTGCATGATTTAAAGGAGCGGCGGGAAGAGCTGGAAGCAAAGCTGAAAATTCTTCTTCTTCCCAAGGACCCCAACGATGAGAAAAACGTTATTATGGAAATTCGAGCTGGTGCCGGTGGGGAAGAAGCGGCGCTCTTTGCCGGTGATCTCTTCAGGATGTATTCTAAATATGCCGACCGGATGGGCTGGAAGGTTGAGATTATGGACAGCCACCCTACCGACCTCGGTGGGTTTAAAGAAGTTATTTTTACCATTGAAGGTAAGGGAGTTTATTCCCGGATGAAGTTTGAAAGCGGTGTTCACCGGGTCCAAAGGGTTCCCACCACCGAATCCGGCGGCCGTATTCACACTTCCACCGCGACGGTGGCGGTGCTTCCTGAAGCGGAAGAAGTGGAAGTGGAGATAAACCCCAACGACCTGCGGATCGATGTCTTCTGCGCCTCGGGGGCAGGCGGTCAGCACGTAAACAAGACCGAATCGGCGGTGCGCATTACCCACATTCCTACCGGTATTGTGGTAACCTGCCAGGACGAAAAGTCGCAGCACAAAAACAAGGAGCGGGCGATGAAAATACTCCGGGCCCGGCTTTTGGACAAAGCCCGGCAGGAACAGGAAGCGGAGCTGGCTTCCGCCCGGAAATCCCAGGTGGGTACCGGAGACCGCAGCGAGCGGATTAGAACCTATAACTTCCCGCAAAACCGGGTCACCGACCACCGCATTGGCTTAACCCTCCACCGCCTGGATGCGGTTTTGGAAGGGGATCTGGACGAAATTATCGATGCCTTAATTACCACCGATCAGGCGGAACGGTTAAAGCAGGTGGATGGTAATGCCTAA
- a CDS encoding DUF1385 domain-containing protein yields MKFNYGGQAVIEGVMMRGPEKWAVAVRTPSGKIVIEERPLASALNTPFFKLPFIRGLVALYDALVLGIEALVYSANQAVEEEGEKLSKSELGLSMILAFAVGIGLFVVLPTWAAHASAPVIKAYWAQNLVEGIIRVILFFLYVWAIGRMEDIERVFAYHGAEHKTIHAYEAGDELTVERVRKYTTLHPRCGTSFLLIVMVVSILIFSLLGDQNLLWRIFSRILLIPVVAGVSYEVLKGSAKISHTLLGKILTAPGLWLQKLTTREPDDSMLEVAITSLKAVIKDEVKS; encoded by the coding sequence ATGAAATTTAATTACGGCGGACAGGCGGTCATAGAAGGAGTGATGATGCGTGGTCCGGAAAAGTGGGCCGTGGCGGTCAGAACTCCTTCGGGGAAAATTGTCATTGAAGAGCGCCCGTTAGCTTCGGCGCTAAATACTCCATTTTTCAAGCTACCTTTTATCCGGGGACTGGTAGCATTGTACGATGCCCTGGTTTTGGGGATTGAGGCGCTGGTTTATTCCGCCAACCAGGCGGTAGAGGAAGAAGGGGAAAAATTAAGTAAAAGTGAACTTGGCCTATCCATGATTTTAGCCTTTGCCGTTGGTATTGGCCTTTTTGTGGTGCTACCTACCTGGGCAGCCCACGCTTCAGCCCCGGTTATAAAAGCGTACTGGGCGCAAAACCTGGTCGAGGGAATTATCCGGGTAATTTTATTTTTCCTTTACGTCTGGGCAATAGGTCGCATGGAAGATATTGAGCGGGTGTTTGCCTATCACGGTGCGGAGCATAAAACTATCCACGCTTACGAAGCAGGGGATGAGCTAACGGTAGAAAGGGTCAGGAAGTACACTACCCTGCATCCCCGCTGCGGGACGAGTTTTCTCTTAATTGTAATGGTGGTAAGTATTCTCATTTTCTCTTTATTGGGGGACCAAAACCTGCTCTGGCGCATTTTTAGCCGAATCCTGTTAATTCCGGTGGTTGCCGGGGTAAGTTACGAAGTGTTAAAAGGGTCGGCGAAAATTAGCCATACCCTTCTGGGGAAAATCCTGACGGCACCGGGACTTTGGCTGCAAAAACTTACCACCCGGGAGCCGGATGACAGCATGTTAGAAGTAGCCATCACATCGTTAAAAGCGGTAATAAAAGATGAGGTGAAGAGCTAA
- the rpmE gene encoding 50S ribosomal protein L31, with product MKPGIHPEYGKARVICACGETFETGSTKKEIRVEICSKCHPFYTGSQRTVEARGRAEQFKKKYGL from the coding sequence ATGAAACCTGGCATTCATCCGGAGTACGGCAAAGCACGGGTTATTTGTGCCTGCGGCGAGACATTCGAAACCGGTTCTACCAAAAAAGAGATCCGGGTTGAAATATGTTCCAAGTGCCATCCTTTCTATACTGGTTCGCAGCGGACGGTAGAAGCCCGGGGTCGTGCCGAGCAGTTTAAGAAAAAGTACGGTCTCTAA
- a CDS encoding HAMP domain-containing sensor histidine kinase, whose product MKITVKITAALLIVAVLSVLVTSFFAVKEISDSFDFYVKQNINARAKMILSYIGELYFAGGWEAVQAGLQMSHGRRSGGPGGPRQERIIITAPDGTVVVDNNWEYLGQKEKDLPLKNGQEIYLNGQKIGTLYYQPFTVYGLLEESFISSVKRANFFGGLLAVAVALVLGFFLSQRLLAPLKTLIAVVGKFSSKNLHLRAPETSNDEIGELARAFNRMAEALERNEKLRRQMIADIAHELRTPLSILQGNFELLLEKVIEADEETLRSLAEEVKRLSRLVEELRELSLAEAGELKILPVEVEVNQFFSEVAAPFTSLAEAKSISFETTLPAKGEKYSFDPDRMKQVVYNLLTNAFQYTGEGGKVKLEVKLLDGKLLIEVTDTGPGIPPEDLPYIFERFYRGEKSRSRTTGGSGLGLAIAKSLVEAHGGKIWVESTVGQGTTFKVVV is encoded by the coding sequence ATGAAAATCACGGTTAAAATTACCGCGGCGCTCTTAATTGTTGCAGTATTATCGGTTTTAGTCACGTCATTTTTTGCGGTAAAGGAAATCAGCGACTCTTTTGATTTTTACGTAAAACAAAATATAAATGCCCGGGCTAAAATGATTTTGAGCTATATAGGGGAGCTTTATTTTGCCGGAGGCTGGGAGGCCGTCCAGGCTGGACTGCAAATGTCCCATGGGAGGAGATCTGGAGGCCCTGGCGGTCCCCGGCAGGAGAGGATAATTATTACTGCCCCCGATGGCACCGTTGTTGTGGATAACAACTGGGAATACCTTGGCCAAAAGGAGAAAGACCTTCCTTTAAAAAATGGACAGGAAATTTATTTAAACGGCCAAAAAATTGGCACCCTTTACTATCAGCCCTTTACCGTCTACGGCCTTTTAGAGGAGAGTTTTATCAGTTCGGTAAAAAGGGCCAATTTCTTCGGTGGACTTTTAGCGGTAGCGGTAGCTCTGGTACTCGGTTTTTTCCTATCCCAGCGCTTGCTTGCCCCCCTTAAAACTTTAATAGCCGTAGTGGGCAAGTTTAGCAGTAAAAATCTGCACTTAAGGGCACCGGAAACGAGCAACGATGAAATCGGGGAGCTGGCCAGAGCTTTTAACAGAATGGCCGAAGCCCTGGAGAGGAACGAAAAGTTGCGCCGACAGATGATTGCCGATATTGCTCATGAATTAAGAACACCCCTTTCTATTTTGCAGGGAAATTTTGAACTACTGCTGGAGAAAGTTATTGAGGCGGATGAGGAAACCCTTCGTTCCCTGGCGGAAGAAGTAAAGCGTTTGTCCCGTTTGGTGGAGGAGCTAAGAGAATTATCCCTGGCGGAAGCGGGGGAACTTAAAATTTTGCCGGTAGAGGTTGAGGTAAATCAGTTTTTCTCGGAGGTGGCGGCTCCTTTTACCTCGTTGGCGGAAGCAAAAAGTATTAGTTTTGAAACTACTTTACCGGCAAAAGGAGAAAAATACAGTTTTGACCCCGACCGGATGAAACAGGTGGTATATAACCTTTTAACCAATGCCTTTCAATACACCGGTGAGGGAGGCAAGGTTAAACTTGAGGTTAAGCTGCTGGATGGAAAACTTTTAATAGAGGTTACCGATACCGGTCCGGGGATTCCCCCGGAAGATTTGCCGTACATTTTTGAGCGGTTTTACCGGGGGGAAAAGTCGCGTTCCAGAACCACCGGAGGTTCCGGCCTGGGACTGGCAATTGCCAAAAGTTTGGTAGAAGCCCACGGCGGCAAAATCTGGGTCGAAAGCACCGTAGGCCAGGGCACCACCTTCAAAGTAGTAGTTTAG
- a CDS encoding response regulator transcription factor has product MARKILIVDDEPKIVTMVKSYLLKEGYEVITAFNGREALNSFYKEKPDLIVLDWMMPEMSGIEVLREIRKKSQIPIIMLTAKTEEVDKLIGFEFGVDDYVVKPFSLRELSARIKTILKRLEAKTINEEIVLTEGDLTLYPHKREVFLKGKPLDLTPTEFKLLEAFLKNPGKAYSRLELLEYAIGEAYEGYERTIDTHISNLRKKIEKDPANPEYIQTVFGIGYKLKPRGEKDENHG; this is encoded by the coding sequence ATGGCCAGAAAAATTTTAATTGTTGATGATGAGCCGAAAATTGTTACCATGGTAAAAAGTTACTTACTGAAAGAAGGGTACGAAGTAATCACCGCTTTTAACGGCCGAGAAGCGTTAAATTCATTTTACAAAGAAAAGCCTGATTTAATAGTTTTAGATTGGATGATGCCGGAAATGAGTGGTATAGAGGTTTTACGGGAAATAAGAAAGAAAAGCCAAATCCCCATCATCATGCTTACGGCAAAGACCGAAGAGGTGGATAAGTTAATTGGTTTTGAGTTTGGGGTTGATGATTACGTAGTAAAGCCTTTTAGCTTAAGAGAACTTTCGGCTCGTATTAAAACGATTTTAAAACGTCTGGAAGCTAAAACTATCAATGAAGAGATTGTGCTGACTGAAGGAGACTTAACCCTTTATCCCCATAAGCGCGAAGTTTTTCTAAAAGGGAAACCTCTTGATTTAACACCTACTGAATTTAAACTTTTAGAAGCATTTTTAAAAAATCCGGGTAAAGCTTATAGCCGGCTTGAACTATTAGAATATGCTATTGGGGAAGCTTACGAGGGGTACGAGAGAACTATTGACACGCATATTAGCAATCTTCGGAAAAAAATTGAAAAAGACCCGGCAAATCCGGAGTACATCCAAACGGTCTTTGGTATTGGCTACAAACTAAAACCCAGGGGAGAAAAGGATGAAAATCACGGTTAA
- a CDS encoding DUF2680 domain-containing protein: MKKEWGKKVIAGIALTGLLVAAAPAVYAATTNDGTTSTTTKIVQTYRGFGRHFGRAFGGMMDNVAKFLGIDVSTLINERHSGKTLAQIAKEKGKSEEELVNYLVEQKKAQINQLVKDGKLTQAQADQMLQNITERTKQMVNSVDLGPKGFGHHRGFGVTPDELASFLGIDVNTLISERHSGKTLVEIAKAKGKTETELINFIVTKEKEKINQLVKDGKITQAQADNFLKNIETRVKNMVNSTMPGPKGFGFKGMGGRGGHGMGFGPVPVIQ; encoded by the coding sequence GTGAAAAAAGAATGGGGTAAGAAAGTGATTGCGGGAATTGCCCTGACGGGCCTATTAGTGGCGGCAGCTCCGGCGGTGTATGCGGCGACTACTAACGACGGTACCACCTCTACCACCACAAAAATAGTTCAAACCTACCGCGGTTTTGGCAGGCATTTTGGCAGGGCCTTTGGTGGCATGATGGACAATGTAGCCAAGTTTTTAGGAATTGATGTTTCAACCTTAATTAACGAACGGCACAGCGGGAAAACATTAGCCCAAATCGCCAAAGAAAAAGGTAAATCTGAAGAAGAACTGGTCAACTACCTGGTTGAGCAAAAGAAAGCCCAAATTAACCAGCTGGTGAAAGACGGAAAATTAACTCAAGCTCAGGCTGACCAAATGTTGCAGAATATAACCGAACGGACCAAGCAAATGGTTAACAGCGTAGACCTTGGTCCTAAAGGTTTTGGGCATCACAGAGGCTTTGGCGTAACCCCTGACGAATTAGCAAGCTTCCTGGGAATTGATGTCAACACCTTAATAAGCGAACGGCACAGCGGAAAAACCCTGGTGGAAATCGCTAAAGCCAAAGGGAAAACCGAGACTGAGCTAATAAACTTTATCGTCACCAAAGAAAAGGAAAAGATTAACCAGCTGGTAAAAGACGGTAAAATAACCCAGGCCCAGGCGGATAACTTCTTAAAGAACATCGAAACCAGGGTTAAAAACATGGTTAACAGCACCATGCCCGGACCTAAAGGTTTTGGTTTTAAGGGTATGGGGGGTAGAGGTGGCCACGGTATGGGCTTTGGCCCGGTTCCGGTAATTCAATAA
- a CDS encoding N-acetylmuramoyl-L-alanine amidase, producing the protein MAVLKNFRLETELVLRIILEFDQKPSLKSFTLKNPYRVVLDITKVQGVGKKEVPVKKYKIKEVRLAQYKPDVLRLVIEGEEELLYEVRVNGGQVILEVWAKLLAGKKIVLDPGHGGKDPGAVGAGGIAEKEVTLKLALAGKALIEKLGGEVVLTRDKDVFIPLPQRVKIANNSGARAFISVHLNAATDHTARGIETYFKAGREDSESLAAKVQKQLINEFGFKDRGLKTATFYVIKNVRLPGVLAEIGFITNPEEIKIVNSSDGLSRFARALAKALL; encoded by the coding sequence ATGGCGGTATTGAAAAATTTTCGCTTGGAAACCGAACTGGTTTTGCGGATAATCCTGGAATTTGACCAAAAACCTTCGCTCAAATCTTTTACCCTGAAAAATCCTTACCGGGTTGTCCTTGACATTACCAAAGTCCAGGGGGTAGGTAAGAAGGAAGTACCGGTTAAAAAATATAAAATAAAAGAAGTACGGCTGGCCCAGTACAAGCCTGACGTTTTACGTTTGGTGATTGAGGGCGAAGAGGAGTTATTGTACGAGGTTAGGGTAAACGGCGGGCAGGTTATTTTAGAAGTGTGGGCCAAACTTTTAGCTGGGAAAAAAATTGTTCTCGATCCCGGCCATGGCGGGAAGGATCCTGGAGCGGTAGGCGCCGGCGGTATTGCCGAAAAAGAAGTTACCTTAAAGCTTGCCCTGGCGGGCAAGGCACTAATAGAAAAGCTGGGAGGTGAGGTGGTACTAACCCGGGATAAAGATGTTTTTATTCCCCTGCCCCAGCGGGTGAAAATTGCCAACAACTCGGGAGCCCGGGCTTTTATTTCGGTTCACTTAAATGCGGCTACCGACCATACCGCCCGGGGAATTGAGACCTACTTTAAAGCAGGGCGGGAGGACAGCGAAAGCCTGGCCGCTAAAGTGCAAAAGCAGCTAATCAATGAATTCGGTTTTAAAGACCGTGGGCTAAAAACCGCTACCTTTTATGTCATCAAAAACGTACGCTTGCCGGGGGTTTTGGCAGAAATTGGCTTTATCACCAATCCAGAGGAAATAAAAATAGTAAATTCTTCTGACGGCTTATCCCGTTTTGCCCGGGCTTTGGCCAAAGCTCTTTTATAA
- the tatA gene encoding twin-arginine translocase TatA/TatE family subunit yields the protein MFNSIGIPELLIILVIALVIFGPAKLPEIGRAFGKTIKEFKKEATEIQKEING from the coding sequence ATGTTTAACTCAATTGGAATTCCGGAGCTTTTAATCATATTAGTAATTGCCCTGGTAATCTTTGGTCCGGCCAAGCTTCCGGAAATCGGTCGGGCCTTTGGCAAAACCATTAAGGAATTTAAAAAAGAGGCTACGGAAATTCAAAAAGAAATCAACGGGTAA
- a CDS encoding TorD/DmsD family molecular chaperone, with translation MEHNRVEIYRLLAYALSEPDLELYRWLKSDGAKAFGKFGVNLGKLPGFPELSRQYQDYFGLYAPRVSLIESVYRKWSSDPEVDPVMANSRGFLMSDHALHVAALYEKAGLIVPEDFSGMPDHLVLELEFMAMLVENNHPGQRDFLVDHLSFIERVVEKSREENIQGIYREIVEFLGRFYQEEKNLLLGKQG, from the coding sequence ATGGAACATAACCGGGTCGAAATTTACCGCCTGTTAGCCTATGCCTTAAGCGAACCGGATCTGGAACTTTACCGCTGGTTAAAAAGTGACGGTGCTAAAGCTTTTGGGAAATTTGGAGTTAACCTCGGGAAACTTCCCGGTTTCCCGGAACTTTCGCGGCAGTATCAGGATTACTTTGGGCTCTATGCACCAAGAGTAAGCCTGATAGAATCGGTGTACCGCAAGTGGTCTTCGGATCCCGAGGTAGACCCGGTTATGGCCAATAGCCGCGGCTTTCTTATGAGCGACCACGCCCTGCATGTGGCGGCTTTATACGAAAAAGCGGGGCTTATCGTTCCCGAAGATTTTTCGGGAATGCCCGATCATTTAGTATTGGAGCTGGAGTTTATGGCGATGTTGGTGGAAAATAATCATCCCGGTCAGAGAGATTTTCTGGTAGACCACCTTTCCTTTATCGAGCGGGTGGTGGAAAAAAGCCGGGAAGAAAATATTCAGGGAATCTACCGGGAAATAGTGGAATTTTTAGGCAGGTTTTATCAGGAAGAAAAAAACTTACTTTTAGGAAAGCAGGGATAA
- the nrfD gene encoding NrfD/PsrC family molybdoenzyme membrane anchor subunit — protein sequence MAWGMIIAIYLFLAGAGAGAFLIAVMTERSGINKDNEALIKAGTILAAPLVAIGTLFLVLDLTWVEAGKFEPWRIFYLYTHFTSMITWGTWILTLFMPVSFVYGWMKLKNPYYTNTALRCAGAVLAFATSVYTGVLLGVVKAVPFWNNAVIPVLFVVSALVTGMATAILGSFVFGGKTLPDFFKPLHTGLAAIELLLLFFLLIVATHGPEAARQSAEMIVSGKYSLYFWGVLVFLGIIIPGVIGATASPKAGKGIKALDALLVLAGGFTLRALILLAAVPVTLMN from the coding sequence ATGGCTTGGGGAATGATAATTGCGATATATCTTTTCCTTGCCGGAGCCGGAGCGGGAGCTTTTTTAATAGCGGTCATGACCGAGCGCTCCGGGATAAATAAGGATAATGAAGCATTAATTAAAGCCGGAACGATCTTAGCAGCTCCGCTGGTAGCCATTGGCACCCTATTCCTGGTCTTAGACCTTACCTGGGTGGAGGCAGGAAAATTTGAACCCTGGCGGATATTTTACCTTTACACCCACTTTACTTCGATGATTACCTGGGGTACCTGGATTTTAACCCTGTTTATGCCCGTATCGTTTGTTTACGGCTGGATGAAGCTAAAAAATCCCTATTATACCAATACAGCGCTGCGCTGTGCCGGAGCGGTCCTGGCCTTTGCAACCTCCGTTTACACCGGCGTGCTTTTAGGAGTTGTTAAAGCGGTACCCTTCTGGAACAATGCCGTAATTCCGGTGCTCTTTGTCGTATCGGCATTAGTTACCGGAATGGCTACCGCTATCTTGGGAAGCTTTGTCTTTGGCGGCAAAACCCTGCCCGATTTCTTTAAGCCCCTGCACACTGGCCTTGCGGCAATAGAGCTATTACTTCTTTTCTTCCTCTTGATAGTTGCAACCCATGGCCCGGAAGCTGCCAGACAATCGGCGGAAATGATTGTGTCCGGGAAATACAGCCTGTACTTCTGGGGAGTACTGGTGTTTCTGGGTATCATCATCCCCGGGGTGATTGGAGCTACCGCTTCCCCGAAAGCGGGAAAAGGGATTAAAGCGTTAGACGCCTTGCTGGTACTGGCAGGAGGCTTTACCTTGCGGGCGTTAATCTTATTGGCAGCAGTTCCCGTAACTTTAATGAACTAA